The genomic stretch GGGGATTTAAAATGAGGCAAATTAAATATTAACAGCAATATGTAAACAACATTGCTCTTCATTACTGTCCAGGCTCCAAAAGACTAATACATTCCTGGAACACATGGACATACACACTCAGAGATATGCttttgctctgctcctgcaaTGTAAGGCAGACACTAAATGCACGAAGTAGCCTAACACTTAGTATTTTTAATCTGGCTCCACATTTCAGTTTTCCTCCTTACTTTGTCAGAAATCTAAAGAGACATCACATTTTACTAAAAATATCACAAGTTAAACATTATATGGCTCCCAATGTGTATTTTAAGTGTCTCAGTTTTCACCAGTCAAGAAAACATTCTTTCAAGGCCCTGCCCTTGCTCGATTTGAGActcctgcaaagaaaaaaatgcattggGGCAATGAATTGACAAGgaactgaacagaaaaaaatgaaaataactctTCACTGTTTCACCTGAGCCCAGTGTGACAGAGCTGCATGTCATGGCCAGGGCTCTTATTGACCACGACATACAGCCAGTGCCATGCCTACACACGGCCACTgatgcacacacagcacagacaCACTGACATAACTACGTGCaaacaaacccccccaaaatttgcAATGCCAACAGAAGCAGATTCCCTTTAATTTTCTGGTGCAGGTACAGCTGAAAGTTTCTGCTGAGCACGCCCTGCACTAGGGTATCCGAAAGAATTACACTGCACCCTCTGTTGGCCAAGCTGCTTAAGTAAAACTTGGAAAAAGCATTAATAACCATTATTAAAACATAAACTTTTGACTAAGTAAACTTAATCCTTGCTATGTATTTTCTTGCCAAAACCCTTtctttattttacaaaaaaaaaaaaattatgtaagtTGTGAGAATGTAATTTAAGTTCCAGTGCTGTGAGCAGCTGGCATGTTTACAGCCAGTTAAATAAGTTAGTCAGACACCAGATGAGTAATGTTTATTTCCCTGAGACACTATGACTGCCTAAGGAAGACCATTTGTTATGTGACAGAACTCACCAGttttctgggaaaagaaaaactgcttcttttcccagcagcagcctTGTCACTGCTTTTGTAATTTTCAACTTCAGATGAAAGGCCCCACATGAGATTCAGATGCTGTACCCTCTAATGACTGTCCACAGACACTGTTCTTTGCTCTGGGAACCAAATCTTTCAGCTGCTGGGACTACACTGAAGCCCCTGTTAAACAGAGGACTGGTACATGATACTCAACTCCATCAACTGCTTTGTGAATGAAATCAGGGCTGAAAGACAGTTCTGTAAAGTTTCAAAGTGCTCCTTTGGCGTGGTTTTGTTTCCGGCTGTGTAAGACCATTCTCTTTTCCAGATTACCTATGACAATCATTCTCCCTGTCACAATCCTGCTATTTCACAGGTGATGAAAAGACTGCTTGCAGAGCATGGGGAGATGGCTTTTCAAAGGTTCAAAGGGCAGCCAGCTCTGAAAGCCTGTGGAAAACCAAGCCCTTATTTCCTCTTTtgaacaaagagcagaatgcaAAGCTGGCCGTAGGCTCTGCAGCCAATTTGGCAGTCACCTGCAAATGCTGTGGTTTTAACTCTATCCCACCTTCCCTTACCACAGACAAAACAGGACAATCCTGCTTGCTCTTTTGAATACTGTAAATGGCTCAGAGCCCTACCTGTGAAGGTGGACTTAAaaccaggaggaggaggtgccTGCTGACTCTGCCAGAAGGGCCGAGAGAACCCATCACTGTCCCCAGAACTCTGCTGAGACTGCTGGTTGTTGCTGAGGAAGAACTTGTATACTCCAAAAGCAAGAATGAGAAGAACTATTACAACAATTGCTCCAGAACCAGAATCAGAATAATCTTTCCTTGACTGGTAATAGCTAGAGCCAAAGCTTCCGGagttcttcactttcctttcacCTTCCTCAGTCAGCTCCAGCCTGAACAGCAAACTACAGGAGCCTCTTAGGATGTAAGGATCATCTGGGTAATCGTAGCCTTCACAGCTCACTTCTAGTTGTCCAAAACGGTATGCATTTTCCAAGTCTGCTTTGCACTgccactgaaaaataaacacaatacGAAGTAAAACGTACTGCCCCAGAGATGAAAACACCTGTCTGCTTCTCCAAATACGCCCTGAAATAAAGCTGTAATTGATAACAAATCATCTAAGGGGCATAGAGTAAGACATTTCTGTGCACtcctatttttaaaaggagTAGGAATTTGATgtttaaatgaattttaaatcctaaaacttaaaataataataaaaaaaaatcttatcttTCAGAACACTGAAGAGTTACAACTCTGGAAGATTTTGTTGCTCTTCACTGAACAGGTTTTTCAAATATCCCTTCTTTAGATACAGCAATACTTCTAAAAACATACTGTACCCTGTGCAACAGCTACTTAATAAATGCCTGTCCTGTGCAAACTCGATGGCAGCTCCAAAAATGTAATGCGTGAGCCTGAAATCCAGTGCACCCTATTCCATTTCTGTCTGTGTAGAAATCAAGAGAAACTGGGACAGACATCATTAGGCATCCATATGCAACACTTAACAATTATACTGGGGATTCTCTGGTTGAATATAGGTGGATCCTCAGCCTCACGTTTCCTTGAGGTACCCAAACACAGGGATCTCTAATGGCACGTACTTtggagaggaaataaaaaagtagTCATTTCTAAATTAATAATTCAGGACAGCAGCACCAACTGTCAATTCAGATTTGACTGTTCTTTCACAATACTGTATCGGTTTTAACAATTACTTTCAGCCTTGATTCCTGGTTATCCATTGACAGGATCCTTGGTAACAGCTAACAAAACAGAGGGTCATGACTACTGACTAGCACTCACATCCTAAGGTGCAAGAAAAAGTCAGGAAAGTCTGAAATTTAGTTTTGAAAAGGTAGAGCAAATATTCAGAAGCCCTTTCCATGCTAATAAAAAACGGAAATCCACAAAGCAGTAACAATTCAAGAGCATCATCTGGGGTTTGCAAGAGTTTGATTTTACAAACTCAAGCACCATCTTATTTAAAACCAACAAAGGTTTTCTATGCCATGCTTTTACATTAGCTCCTTCAAAGATATTTCAAACATATACCTATAGCAGCTCTGGAAAATCCAAATCTAAAAGTATTTTGGTTAAGTTTTAGCTGCAAGAGTTCATGTAACAAAAAGCACCTGAACTGACAACCTAGCTCAttactcttttttcctttagaacTTACCAGCTTGGGGGAAGGTGATTTCATAAACAGTTTAATAAGTTTTAAACAGTTACCTGTACATCATAGCCATCCCATCCTTTGTTGTAACACTGAACAACCTCAGGGACACGGGAACACCCTGCAGAGCCTCCTGTGCACTGCAGCTGAGGGAGTGCGGCTGTCCGCCTGGATGTCGTGTATTGCCCTCTGTGGAGAGTGAGCACCTGAACATCCCGCAGCAGAACCTTCCCTGAAACAGGCAGcacaaagaatcacagaagccattaggctggaaaagacctctgcgATCATCGAGTTTAACCTCAATAAACAAGCCCGACCACGTCAACcggaccatggcactgagtacCACGTCCAGCCTTTCCCTAAACACTCCAGGGACTCTACCACCATCCTGGGCACCCCATTCCAATATTTAATCACGCTTCctgtgaaaaaattcttcctagtGCTTGTCAGCGTTTGTGCGGGTGCACTCCTCTTGTCTACAAGGGCCTCCTCTCAGGAAAAGGCTGCAGATACAGAGACCGAAGCAGTAAGCCTACATCTTTACGAGAAGAAGCTCTAGGAAGCATCAGACATCCAGAGGGAAACATGGCAGACTTCCCCATTTCCTTCCGAGGCGGCTCTGGGCTCCTCCTCGCATACAGACAGCCAGCACTGACCGCAGTGCGGGATTACTGCTGCGACACAAGCCGATATAGAGGGAGACCAAACCCAAACGCCTTCCTAGCGCGGACTGCGGCACACGCCCTTCTTCCCCCGTGCCGCCCGCCGCTAAACCGGCAGCACTGCGCAGTGCCGGGCCGCGAGGAGCCGCCGACGCTCCGGGAGAGGCGGCAGGGGCGGCTGAGGCCGCACGAAGCCCCCTTATCCCGCGGGTCTCACCCGGTCggtcccagcccagcacgggTCCCGCGGCggcgcagagcagcagcaggaggagcagcgcAGGGCCCGCCATGGCAGCACCGATACCCATCAGCCTCCACCCAGGGGGCGGCCGCCCGCGCCGGAACGGGCGGGGCCCGGGGAGAAGCCCCGCCCCCACGCGCCGCGGGGCCAATGAGCGGCCAGGGCGAGGCGCTTCCCGCGCTCCGcgcagggggcggggccgccgccgcgggCCCTGCGCGCGCCACGTCTGAGCGTCACggggcaggaccgggaggggcggggcacggccctccccccccccccccggcggaAGCGGCTTCCGCTTCCGCGCGGCACTTCCGCTTCCCGGCGCGCGCCTCTCGGGTGCCGCGCGGTTCGCGGGACGGGCGGCGCCATGGCCGGAATCAAAGGTgcgcgcggcgcggcgcggcggggcggccgcCCGGTAACGGCGGGAGCGCGCGGCCCGCGCGGGGAGGGGCCGGGCGGGCCCCGGGCGGGAGGGGCCGGGAGCCGCCGCGGGAGCCCGAGTGCTCCCGCTCCGCCGGGCGGGCGGGGCTGCGCTGAGCCCCGCGTTTGCCTGCGGGCTGCGGTCGGTGTTTGACACGGTGCGTTGTACCCTTCACGTTGGTTCGATCTGTTCTCGTTGTAGCTCTGATCAGCCTGTCCTTTGGGGGAGCGGTCGGACTGATGTTCTTGATGCTCGGATGTGCCCTTCCCCAGTACAAGTACCGTGCACTCTCTTTCTGTTCTGCATTTCTTCTTTGTGTGTCTGTAACTTCACAGTAATCCGGATTCCATAATGGTGGATTGATAAATCCTCTCTCTGTAGGATAGGCCTTAGgttttttgggtggggttttgggggattttgttttggttggttgggcttttttggcttttacttcaaaagattggggtgggaaaaaaaaagtaccatTCAGGATTTAATTAACCCTAAAAAGTAATGGCAGCAAAAGTTAAACTACCAGGCCTGGCTGCAAACTGTGAAAGGATGTGCTGCCCTGAGTGTCTCGACTGGTGTCCCGCTGTGGCTGACAGGCAGACAGCAGCATCTCCTGAGGTGGGCGGCAAGTGTGTGTTATCCAGGGAAGCACGTGCCTTTTCTGTGGCTGCCTAGTGATAGCTGGGCTGTCAGTGACCATCAGGTGGATCCTTGGCTGTGTCCCACACTGGTAATGTAGCATCTCAAGTAATTGCAGCTGCTATCTGTACTTTCCCTACATTGATTCCTATCTCTTAGCTTTCCGGAGATACCAAGTAGCAGACCAGGTGTTAAGATAGTAATGCCTGTGGCTTTGACTCTTTGCAAGTGAATGCTgattttacagaaaatattttaaatttacttaTTCAGTGTTGAATAAATACCAAATATCCTGTTATTAGGTTGTAAATTGCAGTTCTCTACATATATGACTAGAATTCTTATGCCAGCTTTCTCTTGTTACAAAACCATTGCTAGTGACAGAAACGCTTAGGAAGGAGACCCTTATGCGGTTTCCCTTCAAACAATGCAATAAAGTTTTATTGAAACAATGTGCACTTGTGTTTTTGTGCCTGAGAAATCTAGTCTGGGGCGCTGCAAGCAACAAAGCAAAGTGTTGCCAAATATGTATTTCTTGTAGGTTTGTGCCGTTGcattcagatttaaaaaaaaaatgaaagtctTGGTTTCCTGCAGTGACTGAGTATGGGCTGAGAACAATACTCTGCTCCATCTGTGCACTGAAAGCTTATTGACAAAATGATGTAAGGGCCCTGCAATGGTATCTCTGCAATTCTTAAGTACAGCTGATAGGATAAACTTGGAGTTAAGCTCACCTTGTGAGGTGGCATTAGATTTAGTCTTGCTTTATGAATATCCCGTTAGTGAGCTCTGCTGGCGTTGAGGTCAGCCGAAGCCACTCACAAACAGTCTGTTGGATTAATGTCAGCTCATTTCAAGGCAAAGGATTTGCCTTCTCAGGGTTTGTCTGTCTTTCTTAAATGGGGATGCTGGATGGGGAAAAGTGCATTGATTTTAGGAGGAGCAGGAAGTAAATCCAGTTAACTAaaacttttcttctcctttctttttcagcCAGTACTGGCCactgtttg from Aphelocoma coerulescens isolate FSJ_1873_10779 chromosome 4, UR_Acoe_1.0, whole genome shotgun sequence encodes the following:
- the SARAF gene encoding store-operated calcium entry-associated regulatory factor; its protein translation is MGIGAAMAGPALLLLLLLCAAAGPVLGWDRPGKVLLRDVQVLTLHRGQYTTSRRTAALPQLQCTGGSAGCSRVPEVVQCYNKGWDGYDVQWQCKADLENAYRFGQLEVSCEGYDYPDDPYILRGSCSLLFRLELTEEGERKVKNSGSFGSSYYQSRKDYSDSGSGAIVVIVLLILAFGVYKFFLSNNQQSQQSSGDSDGFSRPFWQSQQAPPPPGFKSTFTDDSSFGTHSHHGTSSGPGFWTGLGTGGLLGYLAGSYRAQPRSPYHSMWTDPTAAPPVNGYSRNSTEGSSSGARTASGFGGTKRR